Proteins from a genomic interval of Quercus robur chromosome 9, dhQueRobu3.1, whole genome shotgun sequence:
- the LOC126700787 gene encoding uncharacterized protein LOC126700787 has translation MEYLGHLIEEKCSQKLWNPVKSSQGGLFFSHVMFADDVVLFAKADQGNCVAIRDALDTFCSRTGQTISEAKSRVFFSPNVDRDTRQALCGVLGFASNPNLGKYLRIPIKHTGSPMDVNFILDRVKQKLAGWKANLLSPAGRTVLIQASSSTIPTYVMQCALLPNKILEGIDRVNRNFLWGSSETARKIHWVVWNKVTKPKKVGGLGLQSAKGRNIALLTKLNWRLHTENDSLWARVIKAKYCSTRRINSRNPSSLPCSQTWKGIKKAQIYSGKELDG, from the coding sequence ATGGAGTATCTTGGTCATCTGATAGAGGAGAAGTGCAGCCAGAAGCTTTGGAACCCAGTGAAATCTTCACAGGGTGGCTTGTTCTTCTCCCATGTTATGTTTGCAGATGATGTGGTGTTATTTGCCAAGGCTGACCAGGGCAATTGTGTGGCCATAAGGGATGCTCTTGATACATTTTGTAGTAGAACTGGGCAAACAATCAGTGAAGCGAAGTCTCGGgtctttttttctccaaatgtgGACAGAGATACCAGGCAGGCGCTTTGTGGTGTGTTGGGTTTTGCCTCAAATCCAAATTTAGGGAAATATCTCAGAATTCCCATTAAACATACAGGTTCCCCGATGGACGTTAACTTCATTCTGGATAGGGTTAAGCAGAAGTTGGCTGGTTGGAAAGCCAACCTATTATCTCCGGCTGGTCGTACTGTTCTCATCCAAGcatcatcttcaacaatccccacCTATGTCATGCAATGTGCTCTTCTCCCCAACAAAATTCTAGAGGGCATTGACCGGGTCAATCGGAATTTTCTTTGGGGGTCGTCTGAAACTGCTAGGAAAATCCATTGGGTGGTTTGGAATAAGgtgacaaaaccaaaaaaagtagGTGGTCTTGGATTACAAAGTGCAAAAGGTAGAAACATTGCGTTATTAACTAAGCTGAATTGGAGACTCCACACCGAAAATGATAGTCTTTGGGCTCGTGTGATTAAAGCGAAATATTGCTCCACTCGAAGAATTAATTCCAGGAATCCGAGCAGCCTCCCTTGTTCTCAAACTTGGAAAGGTATTAAAAAGGCACAGATTTATTCCGGCAAGGAGCTAGATGGGTGA
- the LOC126698559 gene encoding growth-regulating factor 1-like → MDFGVVGLDGLVGSEATGFSSLASDPETKQNWYGSGLFKQERSGNSEDDWRSSKLLKTDDFVASKTMQLQHRNTLLRSNYTTLYSDGQQQQQQMLSFSSPKSESFLAEKNSHNATLLPYFHHSLSGYGKNTGYSSGSLNGTSMHGALAGARGPFTPSQWMELEHQALIYKYLTANMPVPSNLLIPIRKALDSAGFSSFPGGLLRPNTLGWGSFHLGFSNNTDPEPGRCRRTDGKKWRCSRDAVADQKYCERHMNRGRHRSRKPVEGQTGHAVSGTPTTTATTSTSTSSTISKLSPIASSSSASVVVSGGASNSLAIAAHQQLKNLQPGASNPSAATTINRMFINKDNVGERMQDTPGLSILSSSIDHKPKENSFMIQKQQIPYEESTRTEFGLVTSDALLNPSNKSSSLMNCSSKELSDRRTESQQSLRHFIDDWPKIQSDRSAVSWPELDMQSDRTQLSISIPMASSGFISSTSSPSSNEKLTLSPLRLSRELDPVRMGLGVSSVINEPNQRQTNWIPISWETSMGGPLGEVLHHSNNNVVDCKRSSALNLMTAGWDSSPPLGSSPTGVLQKTTFGSLSNSSAGSSPRADNHRTLEGASLCNDLLGSTLVNSSSSLPAL, encoded by the exons ATGGATTTTGGGGTGGTGGGTTTGGATGGGTTGGTGGGTTCAGAAGCTACTGGTTTTTCTTCACTTGCTTCAGATCCTGAGACAAAGCAGAACTGGTACGGATCTGGGCTGTTTAAGCAAGAGAGATCTGGCAACTCTGAAGATGACTGGAGGAGCTCAAAGCTGCTTAAAACTGATGACTTTGTTGCCTCCAAGACAATGCAACTTCAGCACAGAAACACTTTACTGAGATCTAATTACACTACTCTCTACTCTGATGGtcagcaacaacaacagcaaatGCTGAGCTTCTCTAGTCCCAAATCAGAATCTTTTTTAGCTGAAAAGAATTCTCACAATGCCACATTATTGCCTTATTTTCATCATTCATTATCAGGTTATGGTAAAAATACAG GCTATAGTTCTGGGAGCTTGAATGGTACAAGCATGCATGGGGCTTTAGCAGGAGCTAGAGGGCCATTCACTCCATCTCAATGGATGGAGCTAGAACACCAGGCCTTGATCTACAAATACTTGACTGCAAATATGCCTGTACCATCTAACTTGCTCATCCCCATTAGAAAAGCCCTTGATTCTGCTGGGTTCTCTAGCTTTCCAGGGGGACTTCTAAGACCCAATACAT TGGGATGGGGTTCTTTCCATCTTGGATTCTCCAACAACACCGATCCTGAGCCCGGAAGGTGTCGTAGGACCGATGGTAAGAAATGGCGGTGCTCTAGAGATGCTGTTGCCGACCAGAAATATTGTGAAAGGCACATGAACAGAGGCCGTCATCGTTCAAGAAAGCCTGTGGAAGGCCAAACCGGCCATGCCGTTTCCGGGACCCCAACTACTACTGCCACTACAAGCACTAGCACTAGTAGCACTATCTCAAAGCTGAGTCCTATTGCATCATCCTCGTCAGCTTCAGTGGTGGTGTCCGGTGGTGCATCTAATAGCCTTGCCATTGCTGCTCACCAACAGCTCAAGAACTTGCAGCCTGGTGCATCTAATCCTTCTGCAGCCACCACCATCAACAg GATGTTTATTAACAAAGATAATGTGGGTGAGAGAATGCAAGATACACCTGGCCTCTCCATTCTATCTTCCTCCATTGACCATAAACCTAAAGAAAACTCATTCATGATTCAAAAACAGCAAATCCCATATGAAGAATCCACTAGAACTGAGTTTGGGTTAGTCACTTCTGATGCCCTCCTCAACCCTTCTAATAAAAGCTCCAGCTTAATGAACTGTTCGTCAAAAGAGCTTAGTGATAGAAGAACCGAATCACAACAATCTCTTCGCCATTTCATTGATGACTGGCCTAAAATTCAATCTGATCGCTCAGCTGTTTCCTGGCCTGAGCTTGACATGCAATCAGATAGGACCCAACTATCCATTTCAATCCCCATGGCTTCCTCAGGCTTCATCTCATCCACTTCCTCTCCCAGCTCCAATGAGAAACTCACTCTCTCACCGCTCAGACTCTCACGTGAGTTAGACCCAGTAAGGATGGGTTTGGGAGTGAGTAGTGTCATCAATGAGCCGAACCAAAGGCAAACAAATTGGATTCCTATCTCTTGGGAAACTTCCATGGGTGGTCCACTTGGAGAGGTTTTGCATCATAGTAATAACAACGTGGTGGATTGCAAGAGATCATCTGCGCTTAACCTTATGACTGCCGGTTGGGACAGTAGTCCTCCTTTAGGATCATCTCCAACTGGTGTGTTACAGAAAACCACATTTGGGTCTCTCTCTAACAGCAGTGCAGGAAGTAGCCCAAGAGCTGACAACCACAGGACCCTTGAAGGGGCTAGCCTCTGTAATGACCTCCTTGGCTCAACTCTTGTGAATTCATCATCGTCATTGCCGGCCTTGTAG